The Chitinophaga flava genome has a segment encoding these proteins:
- a CDS encoding response regulator: MRKKITCLLIDEQKDSRNQFFLALDLLQISKACICFDNPEEALSYAAMHQWKPDYIFLHTNRPALDGKTNLGQLQRLPLLADVPVIFYAKEFCPDDMTRMKYLGAADWLIKLSNLHALRDGLKLIFETVKMKQPAHGKLVTAEDSAVLV, encoded by the coding sequence ATGAGAAAAAAGATCACTTGCTTGTTGATAGATGAACAGAAAGATAGCCGTAACCAGTTTTTCCTTGCGCTCGATTTGTTACAGATAAGTAAAGCCTGCATTTGTTTTGATAATCCTGAGGAGGCTTTATCCTATGCAGCAATGCATCAATGGAAACCTGACTATATTTTCCTGCATACCAACCGGCCTGCTCTGGATGGAAAAACCAACCTCGGCCAGCTACAGCGGTTGCCCTTGCTCGCCGATGTTCCGGTTATATTTTATGCAAAGGAGTTTTGTCCGGATGATATGACCAGAATGAAGTACCTCGGTGCAGCGGATTGGCTGATTAAACTATCCAATCTGCACGCCCTGCGCGATGGGTTAAAGCTGATATTTGAAACGGTGAAGATGAAACAGCCTGCACATGGTAAACTGGTGACAGCGGAAGATTCTGCTGTATTGGTGTAG
- a CDS encoding GNAT family N-acetyltransferase, protein MKVYIETLRLLLRSWKETDLPIFIAMNQDERVMEFFMTRRTPENTTAFYQEICEELEKYNFGLFAVERKEEGDFIGFIGLHHLTYEVDFGPGVEIGWRLIAEAWGQGYATEGAKACLDYANEQMHLKEVFSFTTLTNIRSENVMKKIGMERVKEFGHPLVPVDHPLYPHVLYRISF, encoded by the coding sequence ATGAAAGTTTATATTGAAACACTGCGCCTGTTGCTGCGAAGCTGGAAAGAAACAGACCTCCCGATTTTTATTGCGATGAACCAGGATGAACGTGTCATGGAATTTTTTATGACCAGACGTACACCAGAAAACACAACAGCTTTCTACCAGGAAATCTGCGAAGAGCTGGAGAAATACAACTTCGGCCTTTTTGCAGTGGAACGTAAAGAAGAGGGTGACTTCATCGGCTTTATCGGTTTACATCATCTTACCTATGAAGTTGACTTTGGACCCGGCGTGGAAATAGGGTGGAGGCTCATTGCAGAAGCCTGGGGGCAAGGATATGCTACTGAAGGTGCGAAGGCCTGCCTGGATTATGCCAATGAGCAAATGCATCTCAAAGAGGTATTTTCATTTACAACGCTGACGAATATACGTTCTGAAAACGTCATGAAAAAAATAGGCATGGAAAGAGTAAAGGAATTCGGTCATCCACTGGTACCCGTAGATCATCCTTTGTATCCGCATGTGTTATATCGAATATCATTCTGA
- a CDS encoding alpha-ketoglutarate-dependent dioxygenase AlkB family protein: MQLKLFDDDRQLMLPQDLMEYYPSFLNRTESDQLLQQLLNTVPWQQSKIMMYEKEVLTPRLSAWFGSEPIRSGDQRPVLPWPEVLQTLKTKVEVHTGMSFDGVLLNYYRDNNDSVAWHSDKDTVPGLKTEIASISIGEERNFDFRRKDNHRHRYAIRLEHGSLLLMKGDLQQYWEHRIAKSTLPMKARINLTFRKVGADKIVSYT, encoded by the coding sequence ATGCAATTGAAATTATTTGATGATGACAGACAACTGATGCTCCCGCAGGATTTAATGGAATACTATCCATCTTTTCTGAACCGGACAGAAAGTGATCAGTTATTACAACAGCTGTTAAATACGGTTCCCTGGCAGCAAAGTAAAATCATGATGTACGAAAAAGAAGTGCTGACGCCGCGTTTGTCCGCCTGGTTTGGTAGTGAGCCGATACGCAGCGGAGACCAGCGCCCTGTTTTGCCTTGGCCGGAAGTATTACAGACACTGAAAACAAAAGTGGAGGTGCACACCGGCATGTCGTTCGATGGTGTATTACTCAATTATTACAGGGATAACAACGATTCCGTAGCCTGGCATTCAGACAAGGACACAGTACCTGGTTTAAAAACAGAGATCGCATCCATCAGTATAGGAGAGGAGCGGAATTTTGATTTTCGTCGTAAAGATAACCACCGCCATCGTTATGCCATCCGGCTGGAGCATGGCTCGCTCCTGCTGATGAAAGGAGATCTGCAGCAGTATTGGGAGCATCGTATCGCTAAATCCACTCTGCCCATGAAAGCCCGGATTAACCTTACTTTCAGGAAAGTGGGCGCAGATAAAATAGTTTCTTACACCTGA
- a CDS encoding error-prone DNA polymerase, with translation MGYTELQVTTNFSFLRGASHPEELVEQAASLGYSAIAITDHNTLAGIVRAHVAAKEKGIRIIPACRLDLQDGPPLLAYPTDRAAYGRLSALLSNGNLRTEKGKCELYKRDVYKYATGIRFVMIPPAGLDGAFELDAEFKKAAQEYRHYFRSDLYMAASWSYRGNDGKKLYRIAQLCEELRIGMVATNDVYYHSPERRELQDIVTCVREKCTIHNAGYRLYQNAERYLKPIVEIQRLFRRYPEALERAQEIADACQFSLDSLEYVYPEEITTAGRTPQEELEVLTWQGAGGRFPEGIPDKIEQTIQEELTFIARKNYAAYFLTVYDLVRFARSQDILCQGRGSAANSVVCYCLGITSINPEKVNLLFARFMSDARDEAPDIDVDFEHERREEVIQYIYTKYGRDRAGIVATVTQLHWKGAVRDVGKAMGLSMDAVDHLAKSGYEFTQEWEEGKTVSSEGFNAKDPVLMKTLELTEQFIGFPRQLGQHTGGFVITQHQLSDLCPILNARMEGRTNIEWNKDDIEALGFLKVDVLALGMLTCVRKAFDLLRQYYDRHYTLANIPEDDVAVYDMICEADTIGVFQIESRAQMSMLPRLKPRDFYDLVIEVAIVRPGPIQGDMVHPYLRRRNGEEPEEYPSEELKAILERTKGVPLFQEQAMEIAMVAAGFTAAEADGLRRSMATFKAPGQVTKWREKLITGMVNKGYQPEFAERIFKQLEGFGSYGFPESHAASFALLVYVSSYIKCYYPDVFACALLNSQPMGFYAPSQIVSDAHRHGVIVRPVDVNHSYWDNTLEEHAGKYRALRLGFRQVKGLAQDEMERLIAGRTTAYVNIHGIMDAGVALNTLERLADADAFRSMAMDRRNALWEVSALADRPQALFEGQPSESVSETTVELPLMTPSEHVVQDYATMALSLKAHPVSFARRQLFEHNVLSIRELDQWPDGTPLRVAGLVLVRQRPGTASGVCFITIEDETGSANLVAFAKIFERFRKEIVTSRLLMVEGKLQREGNVTHVIIKKCYNCNALLNQLSLPSDEEHLMNAPYNEENTHKTVPPAGKKPAPKMIQAELFPAGRNFK, from the coding sequence ATGGGCTACACGGAATTACAAGTCACAACGAATTTTAGTTTCCTCCGGGGAGCATCACATCCGGAAGAACTGGTGGAGCAAGCCGCCAGTCTGGGATATAGCGCAATCGCGATAACAGACCATAATACACTGGCCGGTATTGTACGGGCACACGTAGCGGCTAAAGAGAAAGGCATCCGGATCATTCCGGCCTGTCGCCTCGACTTGCAGGATGGGCCGCCATTACTCGCTTATCCGACAGACAGAGCAGCTTATGGCCGTTTGTCAGCATTGCTTTCTAACGGTAATCTCCGTACGGAAAAAGGCAAATGTGAACTGTATAAAAGAGATGTATATAAGTACGCAACAGGGATCAGATTTGTAATGATACCACCGGCAGGACTGGATGGAGCATTTGAACTGGATGCAGAATTTAAGAAGGCGGCGCAGGAATACCGGCACTATTTCAGGTCGGACTTATATATGGCGGCTTCCTGGTCATACCGGGGAAACGATGGAAAGAAACTGTACCGCATTGCGCAGCTGTGTGAAGAATTGCGTATCGGCATGGTAGCTACCAATGATGTATACTACCATAGCCCGGAGCGACGGGAGCTTCAGGATATAGTGACCTGCGTGCGGGAGAAGTGTACGATACATAATGCCGGCTATCGCTTGTATCAGAATGCGGAACGGTATCTGAAGCCGATTGTGGAGATACAGCGTTTGTTCAGGCGTTATCCGGAGGCATTGGAACGGGCACAGGAAATAGCCGATGCCTGCCAGTTTTCGTTGGACAGCCTGGAATATGTATATCCGGAAGAAATCACTACCGCTGGCCGCACACCCCAGGAGGAACTGGAAGTCCTTACCTGGCAAGGGGCCGGGGGACGTTTCCCGGAAGGGATTCCGGATAAAATAGAACAAACCATTCAGGAAGAGCTCACCTTTATTGCCCGAAAAAATTATGCGGCTTATTTTCTAACGGTATACGATCTGGTGCGCTTTGCCAGGAGTCAGGATATTTTGTGCCAGGGACGTGGTTCTGCGGCGAATTCCGTAGTATGTTACTGCCTGGGTATTACTTCCATCAATCCTGAAAAGGTAAACCTGTTGTTCGCCCGTTTTATGTCTGATGCACGGGATGAAGCACCCGATATAGATGTCGATTTTGAACATGAGCGCAGGGAAGAAGTGATACAGTATATCTATACAAAGTATGGACGTGACCGGGCCGGCATTGTGGCTACAGTTACCCAGCTACACTGGAAAGGCGCCGTACGCGACGTTGGAAAGGCCATGGGCTTGTCTATGGATGCAGTAGACCATTTGGCTAAATCAGGGTATGAATTTACTCAGGAATGGGAAGAGGGGAAAACAGTGTCCAGTGAAGGTTTTAATGCCAAAGATCCGGTATTGATGAAAACCCTGGAGCTGACGGAACAGTTCATCGGTTTTCCGCGGCAGCTGGGCCAGCATACCGGCGGATTTGTTATCACACAACATCAGCTGTCCGATCTTTGCCCGATTCTTAATGCCAGGATGGAAGGCCGTACCAATATTGAATGGAATAAGGATGATATAGAAGCGCTGGGATTCCTGAAGGTGGATGTGCTGGCGCTGGGTATGCTTACCTGTGTCCGTAAAGCATTTGACCTGCTCCGGCAGTATTATGACCGCCATTATACTTTAGCGAATATTCCGGAAGATGATGTTGCCGTTTATGATATGATTTGTGAAGCCGATACAATTGGCGTGTTTCAGATTGAAAGCAGGGCGCAGATGTCGATGCTGCCGAGATTAAAGCCGCGTGATTTTTATGATCTGGTGATTGAAGTTGCCATCGTAAGGCCCGGGCCCATTCAGGGAGACATGGTGCATCCCTACTTGCGTCGACGTAACGGTGAAGAGCCGGAAGAATATCCCTCTGAGGAGTTAAAAGCTATTCTTGAGCGTACAAAGGGTGTCCCATTGTTCCAGGAACAAGCCATGGAAATCGCCATGGTGGCAGCAGGATTCACAGCTGCTGAAGCAGACGGCCTTCGTCGCAGCATGGCCACTTTCAAGGCACCGGGACAGGTTACGAAATGGCGTGAGAAACTAATCACAGGAATGGTGAATAAAGGTTATCAGCCGGAATTTGCGGAACGTATCTTCAAACAGCTGGAAGGATTCGGTTCTTACGGTTTCCCGGAAAGCCATGCGGCCAGCTTTGCTTTGCTGGTATATGTTTCTTCCTATATCAAATGTTATTACCCGGATGTTTTTGCCTGTGCACTGCTAAACAGTCAGCCGATGGGGTTTTATGCGCCTTCGCAGATCGTGAGCGATGCACACCGGCATGGTGTCATTGTACGACCCGTAGATGTGAATCATTCGTATTGGGACAATACGCTGGAAGAACACGCCGGCAAGTACCGGGCGCTGAGGTTGGGATTCCGGCAGGTAAAAGGACTGGCGCAGGATGAAATGGAACGATTGATAGCTGGTCGTACCACCGCTTACGTGAATATCCATGGAATCATGGATGCAGGCGTAGCTTTAAATACGTTGGAGCGACTGGCCGATGCGGATGCTTTCCGGTCTATGGCGATGGACCGCCGCAACGCTTTATGGGAGGTATCGGCATTAGCCGACCGGCCACAGGCCCTTTTTGAAGGACAGCCATCAGAGAGTGTCAGCGAAACGACGGTAGAGCTACCACTTATGACTCCTTCGGAACATGTGGTACAGGACTATGCCACCATGGCCTTGTCGCTCAAAGCCCATCCGGTAAGTTTTGCAAGACGGCAGCTCTTTGAACACAATGTGCTGTCCATCCGGGAGCTGGATCAGTGGCCTGATGGCACGCCACTGCGGGTAGCGGGCCTGGTACTGGTACGCCAACGACCCGGCACGGCCAGTGGTGTCTGTTTTATCACAATTGAAGACGAAACTGGTAGTGCCAATCTGGTAGCTTTTGCGAAAATTTTTGAGCGTTTCCGTAAGGAGATTGTGACATCCCGTTTACTGATGGTAGAAGGAAAGTTACAGCGGGAAGGAAATGTGACCCATGTCATCATTAAAAAGTGCTATAACTGCAATGCGCTGTTAAACCAGCTTTCCCTGCCTTCAGATGAAGAACACCTGATGAATGCACCTTACAATGAAGAAAATACCCATAAAACAGTACCACCTGCTGGTAAGAAGCCTGCTCCGAAAATGATACAGGCAGAGCTTTTCCCGGCAGGCAGAAATTTTAAATAG